A segment of the Parasphingopyxis algicola genome:
GATTTCAAGGTGACGTTATCGAAATCATGGGCGGCGGTGAAAGCGACACCATAGACTTCCAGGTCATCCACCATCGGCGCGCTCAATCGGACTGCATCCAGATCCGGTTCGCTGTTCAGAAATTGCGCGCCGATCGGATTGGCTGGAAACGCCGCATTATAGGCGGCAGTTGCGGCCGAGGGCTGAAAAGCGACAAGTGTATGCGGCGCCGGCGTACCTTCATGGTCCAGATAGTCGAATGCCAAGTCGAGCGTGGTGGCATCCGAGGGCATGGCGTGAAGCTGCAGCCGCGCCGCGTAATCCTCGGCCTTGCCAAGCTGCTGACTACCGGTTTGGGACGTAAGATTGGTGCCATAACCAGAATCGGTGCGCGCCATCACCGTCAGGCCGGCAGCAAGGCCGTCCGCGAGACCGCCGCTGATACCGGCCATCAGCGAGAAGCGATCCTGACTGCCGCCGCTGATCTCGAGCCGCCCTTCGAAAGCCTCGCGAGGAGTGCGGGTGACTACGTTCACCGCGCCGCCGATCGTGTTCCGGCCGAACAATGTGCCTTGCGGCCCGCGTAGCACCTCGACGCGTTCGACATCGGCGAGATCCAAGGCCGCGCCCGTGACGCGCGCGAGATAGACGCCGTCGAGATAGACCCCGACACCGGGTTCGGCGGTGGTAATGAAGTCGATCTGTCCAATGCCGCGAACAAATACCGACGAGGCGCCCGTCGTCCCCGAAGCGGCCGTGCTGAACTGGACATTGGGAACGTAGCGATACACTTCGGTCAGCGTCTCGATCTGCCGGTTTTCGAGTTCCGCTGCGGAAAGCGCGCTCACCGCAACGGGCGTGTCTTGCAGGGATTCCTCGCGGCGGCGTGCGGTAACAACGATAGTACCGACCTGCCCTGTTTCGGCTTGCGGTTGCTCGGTTGCCTGAGCCTGTGCCGCCGGGGCCAGAGTGGTCGAAGCGAGAAGCGTGGACACCAAGATTGTAGGTCGGATGCTCATTATATGTCTCCCCTGAGTCATTCTGTCGTTGGGGCGGCTCAGCCCTGAAAGGTTGCGAGGCCGGCCATGCTTTTCGGTCCCGGCTTGGGATAGGTCTTGCTCGAATGTGTGAGGCCGGCTTTGACCAATGCCTGGGCGACACAGACCGTCGCCGGAACGGGATCGATCACAGGCACGCTGTACCCGCGGCTTTCCAGCCGTTCGGTGATCGCGTCGGCGCATCCCAGAAAACCGGTGCAACCAAGCACGATCACATCGGCGCCATCCTGTTCGACCGCCGCGAGCGCGATCTCGGCGAGACAATCCTGAACCTCGGCGATGCGTTGCTCGATCTCGAGCACGGGAATGTTGATAACGCGGATCGAGGCGAGTTTGTCATGCACGGCATAAACCCGCGCGAGATCGTCAAGCAGCGGCCTCACGCTGTCGAGCACGGTCACGATGCTGAACTTGTGCCCGAGCATCGCAGCCAGATGCATCGATGTTTCGGCCGGACCCAGCACCGGTATGCGGACGAGCTCGCGCGCGGCCTTGAGGCCCGGATCGCCCATGCAATCGATGATCACGGCGTCCGCTCCCGATTCTTCAGCGGCTAGCGCAGCTTGCATGATCCCGGGAACGGCCAGCGCCTCATCTACTTCGGATTCGATCGAGCTTGGGCCCTTTTCGAGCAGCGAATGCGTAAAATGCAGATCCTTGCCGGCAAGCGGCGCGACGTCGTCGAGGCTGCGAATGCCTTCGGTGATGACCGGGGTGATGATGTGAATCGTGGCGGTCATGAGCGTTGCTCCTTTTGGTTCAGTGCCTCGATCGGGACAAAAGCCTCCTCCGATCCGAAGGCGGCCGGCCCCATGAATTCAAGCGCTTCGGGCGCCCGCAACCGGCCCGGCGCGCCGCAGCCGATTACGGCCACGCGCTGGCCGTAGCGCAGGCTTTCGGTCGGGATCGGCATGGCCGTTTCCCGGTCGACGATGCAGATCAGGTCGGGCACGATCGCCTTCAGCTCGCCATCGACGACGATCGAGATATTCTCGTTTTGAAAGCCGATCTCGGCGCCGCCGTCGCCGTCGAGCGCGGCAAGTGTGCAGCTACCGAATACCCAGCCGGCCGAAGTGTCGCGCGAGATGTCGGTAACCTTGCCGTCGAACAGCCGATAGGCGCTGCCATAGCCCTCCAGCCCGTCCAGCGCCGTCAACAGACGGTCGACCGGATGCGCGTCGCCCTCGCGGATGGCTTTCCCAACCGCAATCGCCGCGCTCACCGTGGCCGGCAGCGCTGCGCGCTTCGCTTCGGCACCCGTCATCGGATAGCAGGACAGGCTGACGCTCGCTCCCATCGCGGCGACCAGGGGGCGCGCAAGTTCCTCGGCCTTGCGGGCATTCTCAGCCTCTATGATCGCGACATTGCCGTGTTCATCGGCAATCGCCAGCGGCGTGCAGCTGACGCCTGCAACATTGAAATTGATCATGTGAATCGAAGGAAAAGCGCGGCCCATGCCATCGGCGTCGATGAGGGGAAGGCCGCGGCTCGCAGCATAGGCGACCGGCATCACCGAATTCAGTCCGCCGATTTCGGCCGATATGATCATGTCGGCGCTCCGCCCTAGGGCTTTCTCCAGGGCCGACACCGCGCGGTGCGCGTCTTCGACGGCGTAGAGCTTCTCTATCATGACGGTCGGGGCACCCATCGCCGCCGCGACGAACACATCGGCATCGTCGGGCACGTCTTCGAGCGCTGCCAACTTGACCGCGCCATGATGCGCAATGGCTTCCTTGCAGAGCAGCGATCCCACATACGGGTCGCCGCCGCCGCCGGTCCCTAGAAACGCCGAGCCGATCGCGAGATCATCAATATCGACCTGCGCTATAACATCAGCCATGGCTGGCCTCCTCGAACGCACCGAGATTGCCAACCGCACGGCAAACGACCCGTGTTGCACCGCCAGGAAGATATTGCAGCGGAAATTCCTCGACCTCGACGATCTCGACTGAAGCTTCGCGGGCGCCGGCCGCAACCGCCTGTTGCACGGCGAGCTCGCGTGCTTCGCACAGCATGGCGTCGCGTACACCGCTTTCCATATTATAGATGCGGTCGATCTCGCCGCTGACTTGGCCAATGGCGGCGCCGACCGCGTTCGCGACCTCGGCGCCTTCAGGCCGGTGGACCTCGTTCACCCCCCTGATATCGCCCGCCACAAGCACCGCCCCGCCGCCGACAAGTATCAAGGGAACCGCTGTCTTGCTCGTCTTCATACGATCAATGCCGTTCTCGATCATGCCGGTGATGAGAGCCGCGGCGTCGGCGACCGCCGCTGCGGGAAGTCCATCGACGCGCGACCGATCGCCAAAATCCGCGTTACCCGCCGCCACCGCGATGTCACTCGCCGTGAGGATGGACCCGCCGAAGACGAGCGCGTCCCGGTGCAATCTGTTGCCAACGGAATCGGGCCCGATAGCAAGCGATGCCGGATCGCCGATGTCGCGTACGCGGCTGCCGCCGCCCAGCCCGAGCGAGAGGATGTCAGGCATACGGAAATTCGTCCGGACCCCGCCAATGTCGACATGCATGCTCGACTGGCGCGGAAATCCGTCCATAAGCACGCCGATATCGGTCGTCGTGCCGCCGATATCGGCGACCAAGGCGTTGGAGAGTCCGGCTAGAAGGGCCGCGCCGCGAAGCGAATTGGTCGGTCCCGCGGCAAAGGTACGCACCGGATAGCGGTGCATATGCGCAACGCTCATCAACGTGCCGTCATTCTGACTGATGAAGAATGGCGCATCGATACCGAGTGCGTGCAGCGCCTGCGCAAAGGCATCGGCGACATGGGCGGCAAGCGTTTTGAGGCTCGCATTCATGATGGCCGCGTTTTCGCGTTCGAGCAGCCCGATCCGTCCGACCTCGCTCGACAGAGTAATATCGGCTTCGGGCATACAATCCCGGACGATTTCGGCGGCGCGTTCCTCGTGGCTGGCGTTGAGCTGGCTGAAGACCCCGGAGATGGCGATATGCGTCACACCCGAAGCGCGAATGCCCTTCGCACATTCAGCCACCGCTGTTTCGTCGAGTGCCGCTATGGGCTGGCCAGTGAATTCGAAGCCACCGCGCACGACATGCCTGCCGCCGTCGACCGCGTCCGACAGTGCCTTAGGCCAGCCAGCGAGTGGCGGAATTCCTCGTGCCGCCGGAAAGCCTATCCGGATCGTGGCGACGCGATTCAACGTTTGCGCCTGAACAAAGGCGTTGGTGAACTGGGTCGTGCCGATCATGACGCTGCGTATCGATTCGGGCCTGCACTGGCTTTTCGTGAGCAGCGCACCGATCGCCTCCCGAATACCGCCACTGATATCGTCGGATGTCGCGCGTTTTTCGAAACTCTGGACGTCGCGACCGGACATCAGCACGGCATCAGTGTTGGTCCCTCCGACATCTACTCCGATATGCATGGATACGTCGCCTCCTTCACCGACAAGAGAGCGGGCGAGGCTGCCGGGCACAAACCATTATCTTAGTAGGATGCGGTATACTGCCTAGTAGGTATAACTTATGGAAGTGATGGAAGGATGCTACTAGATCATGTAGTATCTAATGCGGTTCGGCGTGTTTCGCCTTGGCCAGCGCGTCGACCCGGTCGTGCACACGCAGTTTTCTATAGATGTTTTTCAGGTGGAATCGGACGCCATGTTCACTGATACCGAGCCTGCGTCCCACGACTTTGTCCGAACCACCTTGCTCCAGCGCGTCAAGGACTTCGCGCTCGCGTGGCGTAAAGACCGCTCCATTCACTCGCGTTTCTTGATCCCCGAACCACCGGCGCAGTGAACCGAACAGTTTGGCGTGATCGTCTTGACCTGGAGGCTCGTCCAGACGCGCCCGTATTCGCGAGGCGACCGGGTCTCCGCCGAATTCTGCAAATGCGCGGCTAAATCCGTGCCTCGATCCGATCCCCAGGGCTCGCTCAAAACGACGATCGGCCGCGTCGCTTTCGCCGATCCGATCGTGCGCCGCAACCAGCAACAGCAAGCCTCGTAATTCACTGCGACGCAGCTTGCGCTGTGCGGACCGTTCGACGAATTCGTCCAGCCTGGCGCACGCCTCCTTAGTTTCACCTGCGGCGAGCAGCGCATAGCCGTTCGACAAGGCGATCAGCTCGCTGGCCTGCCAGGCAACTACGGCGTCGGGCACATTGACCGCCGTCGGAGGCTCGGTGCCGTCCTCCCCGCGCAACCATGCCTCGCCGGACAGACAATTGCCGACATCCCTCACAAAGTCGGCGACCCGCCCCAAATCCTGCGCGCGGAGCTGCTCTTTTTGCGCGTCAAGCGCCGCAAGCGTTGAGGATAGACCGATCTCGGCGGCCAACAGCCGCGCATAGGGCTCATAGGCTGCAGAATAGACGTCAAACCAAGCTTCGCTTTGCGGCATTCGGTGCGCGGATTTGCGTAAATGCGAACGCGCGCTCGAGAGGCGGCCAGTCTCGAATTCGAGATAGGCGGTGATGGCGTGGAGCACGGTCTCCACCCCGGCATCCTTGGGGAATTTCTTGCGGAAAGATCGCTGCGCGCCCTTCAACATCGCGCGCGCGGTCGCAATCTCGCCGCGTGCCAACTCGATATTGGCGCGGTGAATGTCGAGAAACATCAGATTGTAATCCGAGCCGGCGTCGCGCGAATAGCCGACCGCCTCGGCAAAATAGCCGAGCGCACGATCAAGGTCGCCCGACTGTGTCCGCAATATGCAGCGCAGAGTCGTAATATAGGCTTTCCAGGCCGGATCGTCATTGTTGCGCAAAACGATACGATTAAACGGCTCCAGGTCGCTCTCACTCGCCGCCCGGCAGCCATATATCAGGATCGTCGTGCGAATAACCTCCGCATCGCGCAGTCCGTCCGGATCTCCTTCAAGCAATGGCAGGCTTTCGGCGAGCAGGGCTTCGGCCTCCGCGATCCGTCCTTCTTTCAGATGAATGACGCATTGGAGTAGCCTGAACCGCGGCTCTTCCGCCAATTCCAACGGTGCGGCGCGATCGACGAGTAGCTTGATGACATCGAAGCCGCCGGTGACCCACAATTTCAATCCCTGCGCTCGCCGCAAATACTCGCTGCTCGCGCTTCCGCCGCCGGACTGGATGGCGAGCGATGCCGCCTCGGGAATGCGTCCCGCCGCGTCGCAGGCCAGTGAGGCGTGTGCCATGATCGCTTGTCGATCGATCCGAGGCAGCATATCGAAGCGGCGCTGGAGGTGCTGTTTTAGGAGCGGGTAGACATGCAGCTCGTCTTCCTTCCAGATGACTAACCCCTCCAATCTCATGGCAATGTCGGGAAGCAGCGTGCCAAGAACGTCATCGGGGCTGACCGCATTGAGCATCTCACTGCTGCATCCGTCCAACAGGCTCGTCATCATCAACGCACGAACCCAGTCGGCTGGCAGATCCGAGAGCACCTCCTGTTCAATATAGGCGCCGATGCCAGATTGAGCGATAAACTGGCCCCTTTTATCCAGCCGGTTGCGGGGCCGGGCTAGCCAGTCGGTCAGCGTTCGCACCGCGGCAGGCCAGCCTTGTGCCCAGTGCGCAATTTTAATCGCCGCAGCACGCCCGACTGCGCCCTGGCACTGGCGGATTATCTGTTTCCGTTCGATGCGCAATTCGTCGACGCCGATCAGCTGGACCCCGCCTTCCATTCGTAGGCGCGCGATCGGCAGGTTGAACAGATCACGGGCTGCTATGACCGCGCTGCCGGAGCGGCTTTCCAGTACGCGCGTTAGCAATCCCGGATCGGCGAAATCCGCTATGAACGCATGCGGTTCGTCAAGGAGCAAGATATGGTCCGACGGTGCCTTCGCCATCAGGTCGAGCAATGTCACATGTCCTGCGAACTGGCTTGCCTTATAACAAACGCATGGCACTTTCGACAGCCGTGCGAAAGTCTCGAGCAGGCTGGTCTTGCCGTACCCGGCCGGAGCATGAACGATCGAACAGCGCGCACTGTGGAGGCTCGCGGCCAACTCCGTCTTGTCGAATTCTAGTCCACGCCAATCCATTCGTTTTCGATGCTAGCGAATTTGCAACTGCAATGGCAAATTGGCGGTTGAGCCGTGATGTGTCCGCTGGCGAATATGGCGTGGAAGCGATTTCCCTTATGGCTGGACGTTCGTGTCCACTGACTTGAATGTCCGCTATGGCTCGGTAGCCGAACGGCGGATTTCTCACCTTGGAAGTCCAAAAACCGGACAGGCCGCTTCCGGCCGTAAGCGGACTTGTTCGGAAATGGCCGGAAGCGGTCACATCGTGAAGAAAAAGTTCGACGTGGTATTAAACATGGTATTCGACTGACAATTTCACGAATAGTTTTTATACTTCAATGACTTGCTTGCCCATTGCGAATCCCGCCCTCGCCGCCATTTTCCTGTTCGCATACCTTCGTGGATGTGCGCTAAAGCCCTTAAAATCTGAAGTGTATTGGCGATGCGCGGTTCGCGCTCATCCATTGATGATCGCCCGCATCCGCGTCAAAATATGGAGACGGATTTGAGAAACAAGCGCCATGGGTGAGTTTACGGCCACCAGGGTCAAATCGTTGAACGAACCCGGCCGCCACACTGATCGTGGATGCGGTGACAGCGCAAAGAGCCGTCTAGAGCGCTGTCAAAAAAATTGCATAGACGTTTAGAATATAGACCAAAAACAGCGCGATGCTCGTCCAGCCGACGGTCCTGAACAGGCGGGTTTTCGGGCGGTAGAGCAGCCCGGCGATCACCACGCCGCACATGATTACGGCCGCCATCGCGGTGACGGCATGGCTGTTCGAAGCGTCGTCCAGCAGGATGCCCCTCGAATAGATGACATCCTCGATGGCGAGAATGAGAATGTTGAACAGGTTGCTGCCGAGCAGATTGGCGATCGCCATGTTCACCGAGCCCAGCCGCAGTGCCGCGAGCGAAACCGACAATTCGGGGAGCGAGGTCGCCGCGGCGATGAAGATCGTGCCCATGATGCTGCGATCGAGGAAGGTCTGGTCCGCGATCCTCGCGCCCACGACCGGGAGCCAGAGACCGCCTAGGACGATCGCCAGCGCCGCGATCGCGAACATCGCCTGGGCCTTGTTGAGCGATCCGGTCGGCGCTTTCTTCACGGCCTCGCCGGCGCGTTCCCGGATACGGGCCTCGTAATTGTGGATGGCGCGAGTGGCGATTATATAGACGATCACGATCACGAGCGACGTCGCGCCGATATGACCGAATGACAGGGTCAGCCCGAGGTCGCGCACCATGAGGGTGAGCCCGGCAATGCCGATCAGCATCGTGCCGAAACCCGCCGACAGGATGTGCGCCTGCCGCGCCTGCCGGTAGACCGATTCGCCGCGGACCACGAAATCGAGAACCACCAGCATCGCGAGGTTGAAGACGCAGCTCCCGAACACGGCGCCGACCGCGATGTCGGGCGCAGCCGCGGCGCTGACCGATGAAATCCCGGCCGCGAGCTCCGGCAGCGACGTCACCGACGCGAGCAATATGAGGCCGATCCAGTTGTCGGAGATATTGCGCCGCGCTGCGATGATTTCGGCGTTGCGGGTCAACCGCGGTGCGGCGAACAGGATCAGCAGGGCGGCGGCAAGGAACTGCGTCCAGAGGATCGCGAGGCTCACGGCGGTCGTCTCCCGATGGTCCCGCGCTGCGGCGGACGGTGCGAGCTTAGCCGTGCGGAAATGCGCGGGGCTTGATGCCCGTCAATATCTCGACCGCGCGGCGGTCCGATACTGTCGGCGAACGCAGGATGAGAGGCGAAGCCATGCGATTTTGGAAGCGCGCGCAGTTCAGCGACCGCCGGGATGCGGGGCGGCACCTGGCATTGCGCCTGATCGGCATGCGCGTGAAAAACCCGGTCGTTATCGGACTGTTCCGCGGCGGGATTCCGGTCGCCTACGAGGTTTCCCAACTGCTGGAGGCGCCGCTTTTCCCCGCCATCGTCCAGTCGATCGATGCACCGGCGGAGACCGGCCTTCCCCTGGGCGCGATCGTCCATGCCGACGCCCCTGAAATCGTCTGGAACGATGACGTCGTCCATGCCTATTGCGCGAGCCAGGCCTGCCTGGACGAGGCCCGCGAAAAGGCCGAGGCGAAACTCGAACGCCTCCGGGCGGCTTTCGGCGAGAGCGCGCTGCATTCGGTGGCCGGCCGGCACGTCATACTCGTCGACGACGGATCGGCGCCGGCCGCGACCATGCGGGCCGTCATGCAGGTCCTTCGCAAGCACCGGCCGAAGGACATCACCTTGGCGATCCCCGTGATAGTCGGGAACAGTCTCAGCGAGGTGGAAGGCCTTGCCGACGAGACCGTCTGCCTTCACCGCACGGACGATCTCGAGTCCGTCGACGACGCCTATCGCGACTTCGGCGCCGTCAGCGATGCCGATCTGTGCAAAACGATCCGGCAGGCTCCCGGAGAGCGGGCGGCGTGAGCCGATGACGGCCGCGCTGGTTCGGGCGTTCTCCGAGATCGGGTTGGCCGATATTGCGGAGGTCGGCGGCAAGAATGCGTCGCTGGGCGAGATGATCGGCGCATTGGGCGGCAAGGGCGTTTCCGTGCCCCAGGGGTTTGCCACGACCACCGATGCCTTTCGCCTGTTTATCGAGGAAAACGGCCTGGCACCGATGATCGCGGAAACGCTGGCCGAGCTCGGATCGCCGAGCGGATCGGAGCTCGAAAAGGCCGCGCGTACGATCCGGGAAGCGATCCTGGCCGCGCCAATGCCGGGTCCGGTCGCCGCGGCGATCCGGGAGGCCTATGCCGGTCTCGAAACGCAATATGGCCGCGGCGTATCGGTGGCCGTTCGCAGCAGTGCGACCGCCGAAGATCTGCCGCAGGCGTCCTTCGCCGGTCAGCATGACAGCTTTCTCAACATCAGCGGCGCGGACGATGTCGTGCAAGCGGTGCATCGCTGTCTCGCCTCGCTCTATACGGCGCGCGCGATATCCTATCGCGCCGATCACGGCCTCGCCGATCTGAAGATCGCCCTGTCGGCGGGCGTCCAGAAAATGGTCCGCGCCGACCGGGCCTCCTCGGGCGTCGTATTCACGCTCGATACCGAATCCGGCTTTCGCGACGTCGTGATGGTGACGGGCGTCTGGGGGCTCGGCGAGGCGATCGTCCAGGGGCTCGCCGAACCCGACGAATTTCACGTCCACAAGCCAACCTTGCGCGCGGGATACCGCTATGTGCTGCGCCGGCGGATCGGTGCCAAGGAGTGCCGGATGGTCTATGCGCGGCGGGCCGGAGGCGATCGCACCGAACTGCGCCGCACCACGCTCGCGCAACGCAGCAGTCCCTGTCTGAGCGATGCCGAGATCGTGCAGCTCGCCGAACAGGCGCTGACCGTGGAGGCGCATTACAGCGCGGCCATGGCCGCCGATACGCCGATGGATATCGAATGGGCGAAGGACGGCCCCGACGGCGAACTCTTCATCATCCAGGCGCGACCCGAAACCGTCCATGCCCGTGCCCAACAGCGTCTTCGGCAGTACCGGCTGATCGGGACGGGCATACCGATTGCCGAGGGGCAGGCGGTCGGCAATGCGGTGGCCGGCGGCATCGTGCGGCCGGTCGCGTCGACCGCCGATCTGGACAAGGTCGGCGACGGCGATGTGCTGGTCTCCAAGGCGACCTCGCCGGACTGGGAGCCGGTGCTCAAACGCGCCGCCGCGATCGTCACCGAAAGCGGTGGACGGACCTGCCATGCCGCGATCGTCGCGCGCGAGCTGGGTGTGCCGGCGATCGTCGGCGTGGCCGATGCGCTGGATATTCTTCAGGATGGCGACCGGGTCACGATATCCTGCGCGGAGGGGCTGACCGGTCGCATCTATCCGGGCGACGTGCCGTTCGAGGTCGACGAGGTCGACCTTGCGGATCTTCCGGAGCCGCCGGTGAAGCTCATGGTCAATGTGGGCAATCCCGATATCGCCTTCCAATCGGCCCGCCTGCCGGTCGATGGGGTCGGTCTGGCGCGCAGCGAATTCGTCATGGCCGAGGCGGTCCGCGTGCATCCGATGGCGCTGCTCCGGCCCGAAGGGATCAGCGCGAAACGGACGCGCCAGCGCATCGAAAAGCTCGTCGCGCCCCATGGCGGCGGTGAGGATTATTTCATCGACAGCTTTGCCGAGGGCGTCGGGACGATCGCCGCGGCCTTCTACCCCCGGCCGGTGATCGTGCGGACGTCGGATTTCAAGAGCAACGAATATGCGGCACTGCTCGGCGGCAAGGATTTCGAACCCGCCGAGGAAAATCCGATGATCGGGTTTCGCGGCGCGGCGCGCTATGCGCACCCGGACTATCGGGAGGCTTTCGCGCTCGAATGCCGGGCGCTGCGCCGTGTGCGCGAGGCGATGGGCCTCACCAACCTGATCGTGATGATTCCCTTTTGCCGGCGTATCGAAGAGGCGCGGCAGGTGCTCGACATCATGGCCGGTCACGGCCTGAAGCGCGGCGAGAATGGCCTGCAAATCTATATGATGACCGAGATCCCGAGCAACGTGATCCTCGTCGACGATTTCGCCCGCTATTTCGACGGCTTTTCGATCGGTTCGAACGACCTGACCCAGCTCACGCTCGGTATCGACCGCGATTCCGACCTCCTCGCCGAGGGTTTCGACGAACGCGATCCCGCGGTCGAAAAACTGATCGCCGCGGCGATCGAGGGCGCGCACCGCAACGATCTGAGCTGCGGCATTTGCGGGCAGCGGCCGTCCGACGACCCGGCCTTCGCCGCCTGGCTCGTCGACCAGGGTATCGACAGCATCAGCGTAACGCCGGACAGCGTGCTCGCCGTGCTGCGGCAGTTCGACAACCGATAGGCGGCACGGACGACCGTCAGCCGACGGTCTGGCACTTTGCTTCGGAGCGTCGATTCAGCGCAGGTCGGGCTCGGATATCCAGTGTTTTCTCGCTGGAGCGAACCTGTTTCGCACGGCCTTGAGCAATTCGGACAGTGCGAGGCCGGACAGCGATACGAGGACGCAGATCGCCAGTTCTCCGGCCGACAGGGGCGCTGTGTAGAACAGCGCGTTGCCGAGCGCGGAATAGACGACGGCCAGATGCAGGACCACCGTCAGAATAATCGCGAAAATCAGAGCCGGATTGCCCAGCGGATTGAGCAGGAAGATCGACCGCCGGTCGGACCGGACGGCGACCGCCTGGCCGAGCTGGAGAAAGGTGAGCACCGTGAACACCATGGTCTGCCAATTTTCGTTGCCGGCATCGAGAGCGGCGATCTGTACCCCCACGGTCACGATCGCCATGAACGTGCCCATGATGGCGATATGCCGCCACATCGCGCCGTCGAACAGACCGCTGCTGGGCGGATGCGGATGCCGCTTCATGATGTCGGGTTCCGCCGGCTCGCCGGCCAGGGCGAGGCCCGGAACACCGTCTGTGACGAGATTGATCCAGAGGATTTGCAGGGGCAGCAGCGGCAGCGGCAACCCGAGGACGAGCGCGATGAACAGCGTCAGCACCTCGGCGAGGTTGCACGCCAGCACATAGCGGACGAACTTGCGGATATTGTCGAAAATCCGCCGCCCTTCGCGCACCGCGGCGACGATCGACGCGAAATTGTCGTCGAGCAGGATCAGGTCCGCGGCCTCACGGGCGACGTCGGTGCCGATACGCCCCATCGCGACGCCGATATTGGCGCGCAGCAGGGCAGGGGCGTCGTTGACGCCGTCGCCCGTCATCGCGACGAACTGCCGGTGATCCTGCAGGGCTTGGACGATCCGAATTTTTTGGGCGGGGTCGACGCGCGCGTAGATGTCCGTGCTGAGGACCCGGTCCATCAGTTCCGCGTCGTCCAGCGCGGCAAGTTCCGGTCCCGTGATTACGGTGGCCGTGTCGCCAACCAATCCGATCCTGCGGCCGATCGTCTCGGCGGTCTGGGGATGGTCGCCCGTTATCATGACCGGCTTGATCCCCGCGGTTCGGCACGCCGCGATAGCCGGAGCTGCTTCGGGGCGTGGCGGATCCATCAGCCCGACCAGTCCCAGTAACTCGAAGCCATCGCCGGGGTCGTCGCCGGCCGGCGGCGAGGCAGAAATCCGGCGTGCAAAGGCGAGGACGCGAAGGCCGGAGTGCGCCAGCGTTTCGGCCTTTCGCTGCGCTTCGGGAA
Coding sequences within it:
- a CDS encoding aspartate/glutamate racemase family protein; its protein translation is MTATIHIITPVITEGIRSLDDVAPLAGKDLHFTHSLLEKGPSSIESEVDEALAVPGIMQAALAAEESGADAVIIDCMGDPGLKAARELVRIPVLGPAETSMHLAAMLGHKFSIVTVLDSVRPLLDDLARVYAVHDKLASIRVINIPVLEIEQRIAEVQDCLAEIALAAVEQDGADVIVLGCTGFLGCADAITERLESRGYSVPVIDPVPATVCVAQALVKAGLTHSSKTYPKPGPKSMAGLATFQG
- a CDS encoding DUF917 domain-containing protein; the encoded protein is MADVIAQVDIDDLAIGSAFLGTGGGGDPYVGSLLCKEAIAHHGAVKLAALEDVPDDADVFVAAAMGAPTVMIEKLYAVEDAHRAVSALEKALGRSADMIISAEIGGLNSVMPVAYAASRGLPLIDADGMGRAFPSIHMINFNVAGVSCTPLAIADEHGNVAIIEAENARKAEELARPLVAAMGASVSLSCYPMTGAEAKRAALPATVSAAIAVGKAIREGDAHPVDRLLTALDGLEGYGSAYRLFDGKVTDISRDTSAGWVFGSCTLAALDGDGGAEIGFQNENISIVVDGELKAIVPDLICIVDRETAMPIPTESLRYGQRVAVIGCGAPGRLRAPEALEFMGPAAFGSEEAFVPIEALNQKEQRS
- a CDS encoding hydantoinase/oxoprolinase N-terminal domain-containing protein, whose amino-acid sequence is MHIGVDVGGTNTDAVLMSGRDVQSFEKRATSDDISGGIREAIGALLTKSQCRPESIRSVMIGTTQFTNAFVQAQTLNRVATIRIGFPAARGIPPLAGWPKALSDAVDGGRHVVRGGFEFTGQPIAALDETAVAECAKGIRASGVTHIAISGVFSQLNASHEERAAEIVRDCMPEADITLSSEVGRIGLLERENAAIMNASLKTLAAHVADAFAQALHALGIDAPFFISQNDGTLMSVAHMHRYPVRTFAAGPTNSLRGAALLAGLSNALVADIGGTTTDIGVLMDGFPRQSSMHVDIGGVRTNFRMPDILSLGLGGGSRVRDIGDPASLAIGPDSVGNRLHRDALVFGGSILTASDIAVAAGNADFGDRSRVDGLPAAAVADAAALITGMIENGIDRMKTSKTAVPLILVGGGAVLVAGDIRGVNEVHRPEGAEVANAVGAAIGQVSGEIDRIYNMESGVRDAMLCEARELAVQQAVAAGAREASVEIVEVEEFPLQYLPGGATRVVCRAVGNLGAFEEASHG
- a CDS encoding LuxR C-terminal-related transcriptional regulator: MAASLHSARCSIVHAPAGYGKTSLLETFARLSKVPCVCYKASQFAGHVTLLDLMAKAPSDHILLLDEPHAFIADFADPGLLTRVLESRSGSAVIAARDLFNLPIARLRMEGGVQLIGVDELRIERKQIIRQCQGAVGRAAAIKIAHWAQGWPAAVRTLTDWLARPRNRLDKRGQFIAQSGIGAYIEQEVLSDLPADWVRALMMTSLLDGCSSEMLNAVSPDDVLGTLLPDIAMRLEGLVIWKEDELHVYPLLKQHLQRRFDMLPRIDRQAIMAHASLACDAAGRIPEAASLAIQSGGGSASSEYLRRAQGLKLWVTGGFDVIKLLVDRAAPLELAEEPRFRLLQCVIHLKEGRIAEAEALLAESLPLLEGDPDGLRDAEVIRTTILIYGCRAASESDLEPFNRIVLRNNDDPAWKAYITTLRCILRTQSGDLDRALGYFAEAVGYSRDAGSDYNLMFLDIHRANIELARGEIATARAMLKGAQRSFRKKFPKDAGVETVLHAITAYLEFETGRLSSARSHLRKSAHRMPQSEAWFDVYSAAYEPYARLLAAEIGLSSTLAALDAQKEQLRAQDLGRVADFVRDVGNCLSGEAWLRGEDGTEPPTAVNVPDAVVAWQASELIALSNGYALLAAGETKEACARLDEFVERSAQRKLRRSELRGLLLLVAAHDRIGESDAADRRFERALGIGSRHGFSRAFAEFGGDPVASRIRARLDEPPGQDDHAKLFGSLRRWFGDQETRVNGAVFTPREREVLDALEQGGSDKVVGRRLGISEHGVRFHLKNIYRKLRVHDRVDALAKAKHAEPH
- a CDS encoding sodium:calcium antiporter → MSLAILWTQFLAAALLILFAAPRLTRNAEIIAARRNISDNWIGLILLASVTSLPELAAGISSVSAAAAPDIAVGAVFGSCVFNLAMLVVLDFVVRGESVYRQARQAHILSAGFGTMLIGIAGLTLMVRDLGLTLSFGHIGATSLVIVIVYIIATRAIHNYEARIRERAGEAVKKAPTGSLNKAQAMFAIAALAIVLGGLWLPVVGARIADQTFLDRSIMGTIFIAAATSLPELSVSLAALRLGSVNMAIANLLGSNLFNILILAIEDVIYSRGILLDDASNSHAVTAMAAVIMCGVVIAGLLYRPKTRLFRTVGWTSIALFLVYILNVYAIFLTAL
- a CDS encoding phosphoribosyltransferase, which gives rise to MRFWKRAQFSDRRDAGRHLALRLIGMRVKNPVVIGLFRGGIPVAYEVSQLLEAPLFPAIVQSIDAPAETGLPLGAIVHADAPEIVWNDDVVHAYCASQACLDEAREKAEAKLERLRAAFGESALHSVAGRHVILVDDGSAPAATMRAVMQVLRKHRPKDITLAIPVIVGNSLSEVEGLADETVCLHRTDDLESVDDAYRDFGAVSDADLCKTIRQAPGERAA